The Sus scrofa isolate TJ Tabasco breed Duroc chromosome 6, Sscrofa11.1, whole genome shotgun sequence region TGAATGGATATCTGATTCAATCAAGTGATCTGAGGGAAAATGATCCAATCAGGATTCATCTGATCCAATCAGGACTCATCTGATGGGCCGTCTGGAATCTCATCAGGTATCCCTTCCTGATTGgaagttggtagatgcaaaaaGGATGATTTGATTAAAAAGGTTTATAAAAGCCCCAGTCACCAAGGAAGAGCTACAGAATCTTCTGGATTTGGAGTCTCCCAGTCAGCTGGGTTGTCCCTCAGGTCTGAGGTCCGAGGTCCGAGGTCGAGGTCGAGGTCCGAGCACCCCGCCAGCCACTTCAGAGTTGTATGTTACCAGGCTCAGGTAAGGACACCCTCTTCTTCCCCATGGTCAGCTGGCCTTAAGAGAGAGCATGTAGCTCAGAATGGCAGGAGgagctttttgaaaaattatttgttttcagaCAAGATTTAAGATTTTGGTTGTGCCTCAAAGTGTAGGTTTGCCTGAATCCCAGACATTTTGATTTGTGCTTCGTTTACATAATTTTTCAATGTCTTAACCaagcaaatattcttttttttttttttcggtctttttgcctttttctagggccactcctgcagcatatggaggttcccaggctaggggtccaatcggagctgcagccaccggcctatgccagagccacagcaacgggggatctgaaccgcatctgcgacctataccatagctcatggcaacgccggatccttaacccactgagcaaggccaggaattgaacccccaacctcatggttcctagttgaattcgttaaccactgagccacgatgggaactccccaagcaaaTATTCTTAATGAAAAACATCTATCTGGAATTTAAtttcttgatatttaaaatacttatttttggagctcctattgtgactcagcaggttaagaacccagtatagtgtctatgaggatgcaggttggatctgtgCTCAGGAGTAAGACTCTGGTATTGCCATCAGCTTCAGCAAAGATTGCAGATATCGCCTGGATGAGATGTGGCTATGGcagtataggctggtagctgcagctgcaacttgacCCCttgcttaggaacttccatatggcacagatcagaaaaaacaaacaaaaaactctgggagttcccgttgtagctcagcaggttaggagcccaactagtatccatgaggatgtgggttccatccctagcctccctcagtgggttagggatctggtgttgcctagagttgcagcataggttgcagacataggcTCATatctctagttgctgtggctctggcttgggctggcagctgcagctctgatttgacccctagcgtgggaattccatatgccacaggcacggacCTAAAATAATTGTGCACAAATAGCATTCATTTTAGGAGTATCCCCTTAAACATTACCAGCCAGATTAACTGCAGTAACTGACAATATAGGCTGTGCTGGTTCCCGGGTCACTCCAATTCCCACAGTTTCAGTAGGGCTTTAAGTGATGGTCTGAAAATCTTCCCCAAGAAATCCTGGGTCCTTAGTACCCATGTCCCAGTGTgacatgaatttggcaaagcagTAGATGGAAGTACATGCTCCAGTGGTGGCCTTTCTTTGTCACTGGTGCTTGTGAGAGGCCGTTGTGGATCTCATAGGGAATTATAGGTCTGTGCCCACCAACCTCAGAGTGGAATTTGAGCTAAATGGGGCATTTCCATACCTGCAAAAGCAGTGACCTTGGGGAGGTTCTCTGAAGGGTGGGGAGACCCTGTGCTCATGATTGGCCTGAAATGAGTGCCCTGTTTCCTGGCAGCTTCCAGAGGATTCCTTTAGGAGCAGAATCACGATGAGTGTCCAGACCCCACGGAAACTCCTTGACCTGGCAGGAACCAGCCTGCTGAGGGAAGAGGCTTTGGCCATTTCTGTTCTGGAGGATCTGCCCACGGAGCTCTTCCCACCACTGTTCATGGAGGCCTTTGATGGGAGACACATCGAGACCCTGAAGGCCATGGTGCAAGTCTGGCCCTTTGTCCGCCTGCCTCTGGGGGGCCTGATAGACATGCCTTATATGGGGCCCTTACAGGCAGTGCTGGAGGGCATTGACCTCCTACTTGCCCAGAAAGTTCGCCCCAGGTGAGTCTGGTCCGGGGAGCCTGCTGGGGTTTGGGCATCCTCGAGGAGATAATTGTGTTGAGGGAAAGTGGATGGACAAGGGATGGACCAGAGGGTTCTGACGAGGCCAGTGAAGAAACTCAGAGGCCTTGGCTCACGGTGGGAAATACCTTCTGGAAGAGGAGGAGTGCCTGAGATGCACGGGGGCCTGAAAGAACATGCCCCAGTGAAGCTCAAGGTATtaaaaactgagacccagaaaggaTGGAGGTGCAAATGGAAATGGAGGAGAGTGAggcaagagggaggaagggggcaaGGGTCAGGTGAAGTAAAAGCACAGGCAGGCACATCTGTGTCAAATTCTGAGGCTGCCTTCTCattctgtgtcacattttaatGCATCCTCACCTATCACCTCTTTGCCCGTAGGAGGTGCAAACTGCGAGTGCTGGATTTACGGGATACTGGCCAGAGCTTCTGGAACATGTGGTCTGGATCCAGCACTCAGGTGTCCCCAGACTCCCAGATGGCACCAGTGGCTGCGGACAGGTCAAGGACAAAGCGGTCCTTGGCTCCCTTGAAGGTGCTCATAGATCTTTCCCTGAAGAGAAGGACCCTGGATCCCTTCCTCACCTACCTCAGCAGATGGGTGGAGAGGAGAAAAGATTCCATACTCCTGTGCTGCAGGAAGCTGAGCATCTCTGCCATGCCcatggaaaatattatgaagGTCCTGGCTCAGGTGCAGCTGGACTGTATCCAAGAGGTCCAAGTGAATTGCACCTGGAAGCTGTCCACCTTGGCCAGGTTTGCTCCTCTCCTGGGCCAGATGACCAACGTGCAGAAACTGCTTCTGTCCCTCATCTTCATGTCTGCACTTGAGGAGCATGAGCAGCAGCATGTTGTCCAAATTCTCTCTCAGTTCCTCAGGCTGCACCACCTCCGGGATCTCCATCTGGAATGTGCCTCCTTCCTCGAAGGCCGCCTGGACCAGATGCTCAGGTGAGAGTGGACCAGGGGCTAGGGAACAGTGATCACAAACTGTCCACTGAGGAGGGAATGCACCTCAGACTAGAGCACTTCTAAAAGAATCTCTCTGCTCACCAGGTTTGTGACCACAACAAGTGTGTCTCAAATTCCCTGTCTGTAAAAGTTGATGTTTTGCCCCAGATAGGACAATCACTGGATAAGAAATACGTGGTCCTGGAGAGGATGGTAAGGGAGCTGGGGCCAACAGGAGAATAACAAGTGGTAGAAGGTTGGCAGGTGATGCAGGGGTGTACGTGAGCCCCTGCAGACTGGCAACTCCAGCTGCTGCTGTGGGATCTTGTCCAGGTGGGTTCCTTAGGCACGTGACTCAGGAGCCCCACCTGGGCTGAGATCAGTGTATCTAGGGGCCAAGCGTGAATGGAAGGAACCTGAATCCAAAGCATATTTTGTCTTATCTCCCAATATTAATACTCGGTGATGCCCAGACTTGATTGAGGTTTTGTGTGAGGCTCTCCTCTGAGCAGATTTCAGACATGCCAACATCTGCATTCATCCTCAAGCAAGTGGAGGATGTTGTACTCTGCTTGATGATGGGGAAAGAGAGTTTCAAGTCTCTGAGAGCATGACCCAGTCCCACAGGGAATGGGATGGGACTCAGCCTCAAATCAGATTGGGCATCGTGTGTGTTGACCTTCATCAGGTGGTCGGAACAACCTCAGCTTGGGGAAATGCTTGTCTCTTGCCTGGAGGTAACCCGGCACTCTGCTATCTAGGAACTAATGGCTTGGTTTGTCCCCAGGTGCCTGGATCACCCCTTGGACAACCTCTCGATCACCTACACCCTGCTTACGGAATCAGACATGACCCATCTGTCCCAGAGCTCAAACATCAGGCAGCTAAAAGGCTTGGATCTGAGTGGTGTCATGCTGGCCAAGTTTAGCCCTGAGCTCCTCCAAGTTCTGCTGGAGAAAGTTGCAGCCACCCTGCAGGAACTGGACTTAGATCTGTGTGGGATCACGGACTCCCAGTTTGAGGCCATCCTGCCAGCTCTGTGCCACTGCTCCCAGCTCAGGTACTTCAGCCTACGTGGGAACTTTCTCTCCATGGCCAACATGGAGAAGATATTGCGACATGTGGCACGGCTGCCCAATTTAAGTCATGAGTGGTATCCCGCCCCTCAGGAGAGTTACAgccctcagggagttccccttgaaGGGAGACTTAAGGAGATCCAGGCTGAAGTGCTGGAGATTCTGAAAGACCTAGGACGTACCAGGACCATTCGGATCAGCCCCAGCCCCTGTCCCCACTGTGGCGATGACATATGTGATCACTTGGAGCCCATCGTGTACTGCCCTGATACCCATGCCTAGGTGATTGCTGCTATCAAATGCTTTCTTCTGGGTGCTGGGAATCTGACATCAAGGACATCGGTCCATCTTGAAGGGGAAACAGACTGATGCTCCATGTGAATGGGAAAAAGGAAGGCCATTCAATATTGCAGGGGGAACAGTTGACCCTGGGATATGATGGGACTTTCAGGGATGTGTGTTTACAGAGTCAGAAATAGcctatgaaaaaaaacaaaacaaacaaacaaaaaaaacccaaaaaaaaaccaaaaaaaaaaaaaaaacgttgctgtggctctggtgtaggccggcggctaggggtccaattagacccctagtctgggaacctccatatgccacaggagcagcccaagaaattgcaaaaagacaaaaaaattttaaaaattaaaaaaaaaaaaagaaatagcctaTGTTATGGACGTGGATATGGGCTTGCGATCCATGTTTCAGTTATCACTGGGTGGGTGTTTGTAACGTAATGGTGAGAAATAAAGAGACCCTCCGTGTAAAATACCTGCTGCCTTCTGTGATGTATGATTCTGTTTTCTCAGTTTATACTTCAGTGTTTACAGTTGCTGACatcaaaaaaagtaataataaaaaacaaaaggacactaCATCGTCTATGGCCTGCAATCTGCCCATTTCTGCAAGTTCTCTAATGTTTCTGGGGCATCTCTtacctccttccttttttctgtgGTTGGTCATTGGATTATCACACACATAGGGGACCATCCTCTGTGGCCAATGAGCTACTGGCGTGAGAAGCCTTGGTAGGGCCCTCACTGCTGGCTCGGGCCATGACCTTGGTCCTGAGCGTTCCTCATGATTGTCCTGGTGACTCCATTACTGTTTCTGGCCTTTGTATGTTTCTGGCCTTTGTATGTTTAGCAAAGAACTTCAGAGCACAAGACAAGGCCCCCAGTTCTGGAAGGTGTTGTCCACAGTCTAGATAAACTTCATATTCTGGTTCTTACTACCTCTTGCCTATGATGGGTTGACAATTGTCCATCTTGAGTTAACCTTGTTGTGGCCAGTAAAGACACCCAAATTCCATCGCAAAATCCCAAAGTAGTACAGGTATTTAACATGGTTTTAATATTACTATACCacacttaaaaattatatctggagctcctgttgtgactcagcaggtcaagaacccgagtactatccatgaggatgcaggttctacccgTGGCCttattcagtgtgttaagggtctgctgctgctgcaagctgcagcataggttgcagatgctgctcagatccggcattgctgtggcattgctgtgatgtaggctggcagctgcagctccgctttgacccctagctccaggaacttccatatgccataagtttGGCAATATGtatataggaattcctgttgtggtgcagcgaaaatgaatctgactagtatccatgaagatgcaagtgtgatccttggccttgctcagtgggttaaggatacggtgttgctgtgagctatggtgtaggtggcagatgcagctgggatccctcagtactgtggctgtggtgcaggctggcgactgtagctctgattcgacccctagcctgggaacttccatatgtcacaaccacagccctaaaaaaaggggaaaaaaaaatccttgctgtggcccaggtttcattcttgcctaggaacttctgaaGGCCATGGGTttagcaaaaaattttaaaaatatacaaaagtttTATGCTTTCAGGGAGGGGTTATGTCAATGAGGAATTGACATTATTATCATTACAACTCCTGTTTCTCATATCAGGGAAGACTTGTATATCTTGTCTTGACATCAGCATGTCAGAAGGTACAatgttatatattgtatatacaatGTACCTGTTATGTATTGTATACAACTCATAGTTGGCCCACTCCATCCTCAGTTCAACACTCTCAGAATCAGCCAGCTACAGATGCTGTAGAACTCTGTTTACTGTGGAAAGGTATCTGTGGGTAAGCGAACCTGAGCAGTTCA contains the following coding sequences:
- the LOC100737881 gene encoding PRAME family member 12; translated protein: MSVQTPRKLLDLAGTSLLREEALAISVLEDLPTELFPPLFMEAFDGRHIETLKAMVQVWPFVRLPLGGLIDMPYMGPLQAVLEGIDLLLAQKVRPRRCKLRVLDLRDTGQSFWNMWSGSSTQVSPDSQMAPVAADRSRTKRSLAPLKVLIDLSLKRRTLDPFLTYLSRWVERRKDSILLCCRKLSISAMPMENIMKVLAQVQLDCIQEVQVNCTWKLSTLARFAPLLGQMTNVQKLLLSLIFMSALEEHEQQHVVQILSQFLRLHHLRDLHLECASFLEGRLDQMLRCLDHPLDNLSITYTLLTESDMTHLSQSSNIRQLKGLDLSGVMLAKFSPELLQVLLEKVAATLQELDLDLCGITDSQFEAILPALCHCSQLRYFSLRGNFLSMANMEKILRHVARLPNLSHEWYPAPQESYSPQGVPLEGRLKEIQAEVLEILKDLGRTRTIRISPSPCPHCGDDICDHLEPIVYCPDTHA